Proteins found in one Methylophilaceae bacterium genomic segment:
- a CDS encoding folate-binding protein YgfZ, whose translation MTETNWQSNLIAQGAVFENGMVQHFGDAAQSIQATATTNTLCDLSHLGLLALTGDDATTFLQGQVTNDVKALDGNNAHFTGYCSPKGRLLALFFAFSHSNTLYLQFNQSLLIPIMKRLKMYVLRAKVDIQDASNSLIRFGINGPEAAKLLTQVLSTAPAENYTMAPIIIAQQSVGTMIRLPSIETHQRFEILIEADHAQDVWDKLKENCQLIGKPCWDWLDIQTGLPDIVEQTQEQFVPQMLNIDCLNGINFKKGCYTGQEIVARTHYLGKIKRRTYLATIASSQTPHAGEKVVDGDGNEVGQFVKVAPNLAGGFDALIEIRIEAKTTGHIHWNTHAVTFGQLPYRVDND comes from the coding sequence ATGACAGAAACAAATTGGCAATCCAACTTAATAGCACAAGGTGCGGTGTTTGAAAATGGGATGGTTCAGCATTTTGGAGATGCAGCACAATCCATACAAGCGACTGCCACAACCAACACCTTGTGTGATTTATCACATCTGGGTTTACTGGCGCTCACTGGAGACGATGCCACTACTTTTCTGCAAGGTCAGGTAACCAATGATGTTAAGGCTTTGGATGGCAATAATGCGCACTTTACTGGCTATTGCTCGCCTAAAGGCCGCCTACTTGCGCTGTTCTTCGCTTTTTCACACAGTAACACGTTGTATTTGCAATTTAACCAATCGTTATTAATACCTATTATGAAGCGTTTAAAAATGTATGTTCTGCGTGCAAAAGTCGATATACAAGATGCCAGTAACAGCTTAATTAGATTTGGTATCAATGGTCCAGAGGCTGCCAAGCTGCTAACGCAGGTGCTTTCTACGGCACCAGCAGAAAACTATACTATGGCACCTATTATCATAGCCCAGCAATCAGTTGGTACTATGATCAGGCTCCCCAGTATTGAAACCCATCAGCGATTTGAAATCCTGATTGAGGCAGACCATGCACAAGACGTTTGGGACAAACTCAAAGAAAATTGCCAGCTGATTGGCAAGCCATGCTGGGATTGGCTAGATATTCAAACGGGCTTGCCAGATATTGTTGAACAAACGCAAGAGCAATTTGTGCCACAAATGTTAAATATTGATTGCTTAAATGGTATCAACTTTAAAAAAGGGTGTTACACCGGCCAAGAAATTGTAGCGCGTACCCATTATTTAGGCAAAATTAAACGCCGGACCTATCTTGCTACTATCGCAAGCAGTCAAACACCGCACGCAGGCGAAAAAGTGGTGGATGGAGATGGTAATGAAGTGGGGCAATTCGTCAAAGTTGCGCCAAATTTAGCAGGCGGCTTTGATGCTTTAATAGAAATACGGATTGAAGCTAAGACAACGGGTCATATTCATTGGAACACGCATGCTGTTACATTTGGTCAGTTGCCCTACCGGGTAGACAACGACTAA
- the ftsB gene encoding cell division protein FtsB: MRILTIILVTLIVLLQYPLWLGKGSWMRVWKVNQQVERQKEENSVSQHRNDALKAEVRDLKQGNDAIEERARNELGMIKPDEVFYQVIDASVFNHKIDQTTQQVEQKQAD, from the coding sequence TTGCGGATACTGACGATTATTCTGGTTACGCTTATTGTCTTGCTGCAATATCCATTGTGGCTCGGCAAAGGTAGTTGGATGCGTGTATGGAAAGTGAATCAACAAGTTGAGCGGCAGAAAGAAGAAAATAGCGTAAGTCAGCACCGCAATGACGCATTAAAAGCTGAAGTCCGAGACTTAAAGCAGGGAAACGACGCAATTGAAGAGCGCGCACGTAACGAGCTAGGCATGATTAAGCCCGATGAAGTGTTTTATCAAGTAATCGACGCTTCAGTTTTTAATCACAAAATAGACCAGACAACGCAACAAGTTGAACAAAAGCAAGCAGATTAG
- the eno gene encoding phosphopyruvate hydratase — protein MSAIVDVIAREIMDSRGNPTIEADVLLESGVIGRAAVPSGASTGTKEAVELRDGDKSRYLGKGVLNAVENVNTEITEAIIGLDAEEQAFIDKTLIDLDGTDNKDRLGANAILAVSMACARAAAEESGLPLYRYLGGSGRMQLPTPMMNIINGGEHADNSVDIQEFMIIPAGLPTFREALRCGAEIFHQLKKTLSAKGLATTVGDEGGFAPDLPSNESALQLIMEAISAAGYEPGKDVYLGLDCASSEFYKDGKYVLASENTSLTSAQFCDYLATLCDKYPIISIEDGMDEFDWDGWDLLTKRLGDKVQLVGDDLFVTNPKILKEGIQKKVANSVLIKVNQIGTLTETFETIEMAKRAGYTAVISHRSGETEDTTIADISVATNALQIKTGSLCRSERVAKYNQLLRIEEELGDASSYAGLSAFYQLFK, from the coding sequence ATGAGCGCAATTGTAGATGTTATCGCCCGCGAAATTATGGATTCACGTGGAAACCCAACGATTGAAGCAGATGTATTACTTGAAAGTGGAGTGATTGGTCGTGCTGCAGTCCCTTCTGGTGCGTCGACGGGTACTAAGGAAGCCGTGGAATTACGGGATGGCGATAAATCACGCTATTTAGGTAAGGGTGTTTTAAACGCAGTTGAAAATGTCAATACAGAAATTACCGAAGCGATTATTGGTTTAGATGCTGAGGAGCAAGCGTTTATTGATAAAACGTTGATTGATTTAGATGGCACTGATAATAAAGATCGTTTGGGTGCAAATGCGATTTTAGCTGTTTCAATGGCTTGTGCACGTGCGGCGGCAGAGGAGAGCGGTTTACCGCTATACCGTTATTTGGGCGGATCTGGACGCATGCAATTGCCCACCCCGATGATGAATATTATTAACGGCGGTGAGCATGCGGATAACTCGGTCGATATACAAGAGTTTATGATTATTCCAGCAGGCTTACCAACTTTTCGTGAAGCATTGCGTTGTGGCGCTGAAATCTTTCACCAATTGAAAAAAACATTAAGTGCTAAAGGGTTAGCAACTACAGTGGGTGATGAAGGTGGTTTTGCGCCTGATTTGCCATCCAATGAGTCTGCTTTACAGTTAATTATGGAAGCGATTTCTGCAGCGGGTTATGAGCCAGGTAAAGATGTTTATTTGGGTCTAGATTGTGCAAGTAGTGAATTTTATAAAGATGGGAAATATGTATTAGCTTCTGAAAACACGTCGCTAACATCGGCACAATTTTGTGATTATTTAGCAACCTTATGTGATAAATACCCAATTATTAGCATTGAAGATGGTATGGACGAATTTGACTGGGATGGTTGGGATTTACTCACCAAACGTCTGGGTGATAAGGTGCAATTGGTTGGTGACGATTTATTTGTGACCAATCCAAAAATCTTGAAAGAAGGCATTCAGAAAAAGGTGGCCAATTCTGTATTGATTAAAGTCAATCAAATTGGCACATTGACAGAAACATTTGAAACCATTGAAATGGCAAAACGGGCTGGTTATACCGCCGTGATTTCACACCGCTCTGGTGAAACGGAGGATACAACCATTGCTGATATATCTGTGGCTACCAATGCTTTGCAAATTAAAACGGGTTCACTCTGTCGTTCTGAGCGTGTAGCAAAATATAACCAATTGCTACGCATTGAAGAAGAGTTAGGAGATGCCTCAAGCTATGCTGGATTGTCAGCCTTTTATCAATTATTTAAATAA
- the kdsA gene encoding 3-deoxy-8-phosphooctulonate synthase: MKLCGFEVGLHQPLFLIAGPCVIESREFAIETAGQLKEMAMRIGVPFIYKSSYDKANRSSTKTFRGFGMDEGLRILDEVKSQIGVPVLTDVHTVEQVPHVAAVVDVLQTPAFLCRQTDFIVACAQSGKPVNIKKGQFLAPHDMLQVVNKAKEANGGADTIMVCERGASFGYNTLVSDMRGLAIMRETHCPVVFDATHSVQQPGGQGDKSGGQREHVPVLARAAVASGIAGIFMETHPNPAMALSDGPNAWPLDRMEALLHVLVDIDHLVKKAGFAEMSLQSDE, encoded by the coding sequence ATGAAATTATGTGGTTTTGAAGTTGGATTACACCAGCCTTTATTTTTAATTGCAGGACCCTGTGTGATTGAGTCACGTGAGTTTGCCATTGAAACTGCGGGCCAGTTAAAAGAAATGGCAATGCGCATTGGCGTGCCGTTTATTTATAAATCATCTTACGATAAAGCCAATCGTAGCTCGACTAAAACCTTTCGTGGCTTTGGTATGGATGAAGGCCTAAGAATTTTAGATGAAGTCAAAAGTCAAATTGGTGTGCCAGTATTAACTGATGTACATACGGTAGAGCAAGTGCCGCATGTGGCCGCTGTCGTTGATGTGCTGCAAACACCGGCTTTTTTATGTCGACAGACCGACTTTATAGTCGCTTGTGCGCAATCTGGCAAACCAGTCAATATTAAAAAAGGCCAATTTTTAGCACCACACGATATGTTGCAAGTAGTGAATAAAGCCAAAGAAGCCAATGGCGGAGCAGATACTATTATGGTTTGCGAGCGTGGTGCGTCTTTTGGCTATAACACCTTGGTATCTGATATGCGAGGTCTGGCTATCATGCGTGAAACACATTGTCCTGTGGTATTCGATGCGACTCACTCTGTGCAGCAGCCTGGTGGACAAGGTGACAAAAGTGGCGGTCAGCGTGAGCATGTGCCTGTATTAGCGCGTGCGGCTGTTGCCAGTGGTATTGCTGGTATCTTTATGGAAACACATCCTAATCCTGCAATGGCTTTATCTGATGGACCTAATGCATGGCCATTAGACAGAATGGAGGCGCTATTGCACGTGTTAGTCGATATTGATCATCTAGTCAAAAAAGCTGGTTTTGCAGAGATGTCATTGCAAAGTGATGAGTGA
- a CDS encoding CTP synthase: MTKYVFVTGGVVSSLGKGIAAASLGAILESRGLNVTMLKLDPYINVDPGTMSPFQHGEVFVTDDGTETDLDLGHYERFISAKMGKSNNFTTGQIYESVIKKERRGEYLGKTVQVIPHITDEMKMHIRAGAQGADVAIVEVGGTVGDIESLPFLEAIRQMGFEEGAKNVCYVHLTLLPWIPTAGELKTKPTQHSVKELREIGIQPDLLLCRAEHEIPEDERRKIALFTNVPFEAVISAVDADTIYKIPLLLHDQMMDEIVCHKLGILAKAADLTEWKKITHALANPSHHVDVAFVGKYVDLTESYKSLTEALIHAGIHTESKVKIHFIDSEEIEKNGTGALKNMDAILIPGGFGKRGTEGKIQTIQYARENKIPYLGICLGMQLAVIEYARNVAGLRDANSTEFNPETAHKLVGLIDEWQDASGKIEKRDANSDLGGTMRLGAQSCPIEPNTKAASIYGEQVNERHRHRYEVNNHYVEQLKDAGLVISARTPTEQLCEMIELPESAHPWFVACQFHPEFTSNPRTGHPLFTAYVKAALAYKGTK; this comes from the coding sequence ATGACTAAATATGTATTCGTAACCGGCGGTGTTGTTTCTTCTTTAGGAAAAGGCATTGCAGCGGCAAGCTTGGGTGCTATCCTCGAGTCACGTGGCCTCAATGTGACTATGCTCAAGTTAGATCCTTATATTAATGTAGATCCAGGCACAATGTCGCCTTTTCAGCATGGTGAAGTGTTTGTGACCGATGATGGCACAGAAACTGATTTAGATTTAGGCCATTATGAGCGATTTATTAGCGCCAAAATGGGTAAAAGCAATAACTTTACCACGGGTCAAATTTATGAAAGTGTGATAAAAAAAGAACGCCGTGGCGAGTATCTAGGTAAAACGGTACAAGTGATTCCGCATATTACCGATGAAATGAAAATGCATATCCGTGCAGGCGCGCAAGGGGCTGATGTTGCCATTGTAGAAGTCGGCGGCACTGTAGGAGACATTGAGTCACTGCCATTTTTAGAAGCGATTCGCCAAATGGGTTTTGAAGAAGGCGCAAAAAATGTCTGCTATGTGCATTTGACACTATTGCCTTGGATTCCTACGGCAGGTGAGTTAAAAACCAAGCCAACACAGCACTCTGTTAAAGAGTTGCGTGAGATTGGTATTCAGCCTGATTTGTTATTATGTCGTGCAGAACATGAAATTCCTGAAGATGAACGTCGTAAGATTGCGCTGTTTACTAACGTGCCATTTGAAGCGGTCATTAGTGCAGTTGATGCCGATACGATTTATAAAATTCCGTTGCTCTTGCATGACCAAATGATGGATGAGATTGTGTGTCACAAATTGGGTATTTTGGCCAAAGCAGCTGACCTAACAGAATGGAAGAAAATCACCCATGCACTTGCTAACCCTTCGCACCATGTGGATGTTGCCTTTGTTGGGAAATATGTTGATTTAACTGAGTCATACAAATCGCTGACAGAGGCGCTTATTCACGCGGGTATTCACACTGAATCCAAAGTAAAAATCCATTTTATCGATAGTGAAGAAATTGAAAAAAATGGCACAGGCGCATTAAAAAATATGGATGCAATCTTAATTCCAGGTGGTTTTGGTAAACGGGGGACAGAAGGCAAAATTCAAACTATTCAATATGCACGTGAAAATAAGATCCCTTATCTTGGTATCTGCTTAGGTATGCAATTAGCGGTTATTGAGTATGCGCGCAATGTGGCAGGTTTAAGAGATGCCAATAGTACTGAATTTAATCCAGAGACAGCACACAAGCTAGTTGGACTGATTGATGAGTGGCAAGATGCCTCTGGTAAAATTGAAAAACGCGATGCTAACTCCGACTTAGGTGGCACCATGCGTTTGGGCGCTCAATCGTGCCCAATTGAGCCTAATACCAAAGCGGCCAGTATTTATGGCGAGCAAGTCAATGAGCGACATCGGCATCGTTATGAGGTGAACAATCATTATGTTGAACAATTAAAAGACGCTGGTTTAGTCATTTCTGCTCGTACGCCTACAGAGCAATTATGCGAGATGATCGAGTTGCCAGAATCGGCTCACCCGTGGTTTGTCGCTTGTCAATTTCACCCTGAGTTTACCTCTAACCCTCGTACTGGGCATCCATTGTTTACTGCTTATGTAAAAGCTGCATTGGCTTATAAAGGAACAAAGTAA
- a CDS encoding class II aldolase/adducin family protein, with amino-acid sequence MREQLRKTAQRLVTLGLNKGTSGNCSVRHENGFIITPSGVDIEAMNADSMVEMELDGRYETNKKPSSEWFFHRDIYQQRPEVNAVIHTHSMFATTIACLHSNIPPFHYMIAVAGGDSIRCAPYALFGTQALSDAAMDALEGRKACLLAHHGMIAIGASLQEALAVAVEVENLCEQYWRLLQLTPSPSLLSEDEMQAVLQQFKGYGKWNT; translated from the coding sequence ATGAGAGAACAATTGCGAAAGACGGCACAAAGGCTAGTGACATTGGGGTTAAATAAAGGCACCTCCGGTAATTGTAGTGTGCGCCATGAAAACGGCTTTATTATTACGCCAAGTGGCGTTGATATTGAAGCAATGAATGCTGACAGTATGGTTGAAATGGAGCTAGATGGGCGCTACGAAACCAATAAAAAACCTTCTTCTGAATGGTTCTTTCATCGCGATATTTATCAACAGCGTCCAGAAGTGAATGCTGTGATTCACACGCATAGCATGTTCGCTACAACCATTGCATGCTTACATAGCAATATTCCACCATTTCATTATATGATTGCTGTGGCAGGCGGCGATAGCATTCGCTGTGCACCCTATGCATTGTTTGGTACACAAGCATTATCAGATGCTGCAATGGATGCGCTAGAAGGGCGTAAAGCCTGTTTGCTAGCCCATCACGGGATGATTGCGATAGGTGCGAGTTTACAGGAGGCTTTGGCGGTGGCGGTTGAAGTGGAAAACCTCTGCGAGCAATATTGGCGTCTATTGCAATTGACACCAAGCCCGTCTTTGCTGAGTGAAGATGAAATGCAAGCGGTATTGCAGCAGTTTAAGGGCTATGGTAAGTGGAATACATAA